The proteins below come from a single Dehalococcoidales bacterium genomic window:
- a CDS encoding phage tail protein: MYGNRAQWNAVTWNGIRRAQIVVVEREFRLKGPLDEIHEREIHIRAHESLSVERDITARGHEDALVERIAKARAHKEATAERAARARAHEDALVERVAKARAHEDATSERPLHINGPPMPPRHAVRRPKPVGYYIQVYDTDNKLLARLEQATEKNFTKKLNGTGEFSFQIPHSDSKSDHLVGGNIVKFFKKSSSTPIFAGILGKRQRDGQWEKWTGKGIAWLLSYYRAARNRYWEYEDYNDTADVFSDFLQGTTVSADTLASAVNPGFRANGESLLWCIATYAAQVGQDWEVDPDDLCLNTYSAKGSGLEVEFRHGLNSNVLEHEIDYDSIINDLLLLGYGEGYWQLNGTVEDTESITAYGRRQGTITEREIEHDDVLTARKNELIAILKNPRITYRVEVIDWQDLTFDVGDIVYISYPKLGVNRDQKRIVEFRLDCETNRFTIDVGEARPDVFQKIIQTADRVAIEASFQQGSTAYLPYIGTGDNFSPTIPYILRVYIPADVKQMGYAKLSFWLAKFRAFSAVTASGGGQTTSSGGGQTTSDGGGTSTSDGGGQTTSDGGQHMHNIALVNWETLSSEGHTHTYSKAPTATGWTWDHSHTVSDHSHTVSDHSHTVSDHTHTVSNHTHGITATINELSLPGNVSIKINDIDRTAALGGPWNSDQLDIDIKNYLTIGQTNTISFYATQLGRMDATCNIKAFTLAKVS, from the coding sequence ATGTACGGTAATCGCGCTCAATGGAATGCGGTAACTTGGAACGGCATTCGCCGCGCCCAAATTGTTGTTGTTGAGCGTGAGTTTCGTCTAAAGGGCCCGCTTGATGAAATCCACGAACGCGAGATACATATTAGAGCGCACGAGAGCCTTTCGGTTGAGCGCGACATTACCGCAAGAGGGCACGAGGACGCGCTAGTCGAGCGTATTGCGAAGGCCAGGGCACACAAGGAAGCCACGGCAGAACGCGCTGCCAGGGCCAGGGCACACGAGGATGCGCTAGTCGAGCGCGTTGCGAAGGCCAGGGCACACGAGGATGCCACAAGCGAACGCCCCCTCCATATCAATGGTCCCCCGATGCCTCCACGCCATGCGGTGCGCCGGCCCAAGCCGGTTGGGTATTACATCCAAGTCTATGACACCGACAACAAGCTTCTGGCGCGGCTCGAACAAGCCACCGAGAAGAATTTCACCAAGAAACTTAACGGCACTGGCGAGTTCTCGTTTCAGATTCCGCATAGCGATTCCAAGAGTGATCACCTCGTAGGCGGGAATATCGTCAAGTTCTTCAAGAAGAGTTCTTCCACGCCGATCTTCGCTGGTATTCTTGGAAAACGGCAGCGAGACGGCCAGTGGGAAAAGTGGACGGGCAAGGGAATAGCCTGGCTATTGAGCTATTACCGAGCGGCTCGCAACAGATACTGGGAATATGAAGATTACAATGATACGGCAGACGTGTTCAGCGATTTCCTACAGGGTACGACGGTTTCAGCAGATACACTTGCCTCTGCCGTCAACCCGGGATTTAGGGCTAACGGTGAAAGCCTTCTGTGGTGTATCGCTACTTACGCTGCCCAGGTAGGACAAGATTGGGAAGTGGACCCCGACGATCTCTGTCTAAACACTTACAGCGCCAAGGGTAGTGGCTTGGAAGTAGAATTTCGTCACGGTTTGAATTCCAATGTGCTAGAACATGAAATTGACTATGACTCGATTATCAACGACCTCCTTCTACTGGGATACGGTGAAGGCTATTGGCAGCTAAACGGGACTGTCGAAGATACCGAAAGCATTACTGCCTACGGCAGGCGTCAAGGGACGATCACGGAACGGGAAATCGAGCATGACGACGTTCTGACGGCTCGGAAGAACGAACTGATTGCCATTCTAAAGAACCCTCGGATTACCTATCGGGTTGAAGTGATAGACTGGCAAGACCTTACGTTCGATGTAGGGGACATCGTTTACATCAGCTATCCCAAGCTAGGCGTTAACCGAGACCAGAAACGCATTGTGGAGTTCAGGCTGGACTGTGAGACAAACCGGTTCACGATTGACGTAGGCGAAGCCCGGCCCGACGTTTTTCAGAAGATAATACAGACTGCGGATCGGGTTGCAATCGAGGCATCGTTTCAGCAGGGTTCGACGGCCTATCTACCTTATATAGGCACCGGTGATAACTTCAGTCCAACAATTCCCTATATTCTCCGGGTCTATATCCCTGCTGATGTGAAACAGATGGGTTATGCCAAGCTCTCTTTCTGGCTGGCGAAGTTCAGGGCCTTTAGCGCGGTCACGGCTAGCGGCGGGGGCCAGACAACCTCTTCGGGCGGGGGGCAGACAACCTCCGATGGTGGCGGCACCTCAACCTCCGATGGCGGGGGCCAGACGACCAGCGATGGAGGCCAGCATATGCATAACATCGCACTGGTCAATTGGGAGACATTATCATCTGAGGGCCACACGCATACTTACTCAAAGGCCCCGACCGCCACTGGTTGGACATGGGACCACAGCCATACCGTCAGCGATCACAGCCATACGGTCAGCGATCACAGCCATACGGTCAGCGATCACACGCATACCGTCAGCAACCACACCCATGGCATTACTGCCACGATTAACGAACTTAGCCTGCCGGGTAATGTAAGCATCAAGATCAACGATATTGACCGCACCGCCGCTTTAGGTGGTCCCTGGAATTCGGACCAACTTGACATAGACATCAAAAACTACCTGACTATCGGGCAGACCAACACCATCAGCTTCTATGCCACGCAATTGGGCCGCATGGACGCTACCTGCAACATCAAAGCCTTCACGCTTGCCAAGGTATCTTAG
- a CDS encoding LamG domain-containing protein yields MIRFGAITFDGVTYDALLFEEPYEKRLYHADIRGRHGAVVLDDSDVAAKTFRIQGVIHGIDRAAFETARDTLKTCFGRKGLQRLVTDTGTHYWAECKSFIIPEQPDDPYGAPFSAYLLCPHPFREADAETINVVQPTGWCRIATGVNGNAPVYPLIKITGSVTNPKIVTADSLLQSKFEGDLAASRSQEWLHSGTAAYAQGRWGDAQGAVVATGSETLSLATAGNIEAYRGTICFNWRHNDNSTARSLLALASDFILKLSAGRKLSFYNESEELEWEDALANETWYHIALTWDANIPERKLYVNGVLRKEVSAYTPPNLDSSMVVIPDGQVCDFRCYSQPLTPAEIQEVFEGLPGDYDDDYASLLYTGTIAGDETLVIDCDRRTVKLNGASVLSAITTVGEDFPSFPATHRDLFYDHTSGTPTIRVSFRDRWY; encoded by the coding sequence ATGATACGTTTCGGTGCTATCACCTTTGACGGTGTTACCTACGATGCCCTCCTTTTTGAGGAACCATATGAGAAGCGTCTGTACCATGCTGACATTCGGGGGCGTCACGGTGCTGTTGTGCTGGATGATTCAGATGTGGCGGCCAAGACGTTTCGCATTCAAGGCGTAATTCACGGCATAGACCGTGCCGCCTTCGAGACCGCACGGGACACCCTGAAGACTTGTTTCGGGCGAAAAGGTCTCCAAAGGCTGGTCACGGATACCGGTACACATTATTGGGCAGAATGCAAATCCTTCATCATTCCCGAACAACCCGATGACCCCTACGGTGCGCCGTTCTCGGCGTACCTCTTGTGCCCACATCCGTTTCGTGAAGCGGATGCAGAGACGATCAACGTTGTGCAACCCACAGGCTGGTGCAGGATCGCCACAGGGGTCAACGGTAACGCACCGGTCTATCCGCTTATCAAAATAACTGGGTCGGTCACAAACCCGAAAATCGTTACTGCGGATTCACTGTTGCAGAGCAAATTCGAGGGTGATCTGGCGGCCAGCAGAAGCCAGGAATGGTTACACAGTGGCACAGCGGCTTATGCCCAGGGCCGCTGGGGTGATGCTCAAGGAGCCGTTGTCGCTACTGGTTCTGAAACCCTCTCTCTGGCCACGGCAGGTAACATTGAAGCCTACAGGGGCACAATCTGTTTCAACTGGCGACACAACGACAACTCCACAGCACGAAGCCTTTTGGCTTTAGCTTCCGATTTCATTCTGAAACTGTCCGCAGGGCGCAAGCTGTCCTTCTACAATGAATCCGAAGAACTAGAGTGGGAAGACGCCCTTGCGAACGAAACCTGGTATCACATCGCGCTCACCTGGGATGCCAATATTCCAGAACGAAAGCTATACGTCAACGGCGTTCTCCGCAAGGAAGTCTCCGCCTACACGCCGCCGAACCTCGATAGCAGCATGGTTGTTATTCCAGATGGGCAGGTTTGTGATTTTCGTTGTTATAGCCAGCCTCTGACGCCGGCAGAGATTCAGGAGGTCTTCGAGGGCCTGCCTGGCGACTATGACGATGATTATGCCTCCCTGCTTTATACGGGGACCATAGCCGGAGATGAAACCTTAGTCATTGATTGCGACAGGAGGACTGTGAAGCTCAACGGTGCTTCCGTATTGAGCGCAATCACGACTGTCGGCGAAGACTTCCCCAGTTTCCCTGCTACCCACAGAGACCTGTTTTACGATCATACCAGCGGTACGCCCACAATCCGAGTTAGCTTCCGGGATCGCTGGTATTAG